The region AATATGTTTTGATTACCGCTGCTAAGAACGAAGAATCATATATAGAAAAGACCATCAAGTCGGTTATCAGCCAAACTATTAAACCAGAGAAGTGGATAATTGTAAGTGATGGTTCTACAGATAGAACAAATGATATTGTTAAACAATACAGTGATAAAAATAATTTTATTGAATTAATCGCTCTTCCTCCTAAAAAAGAACGCAATTTTAGCTCGAAAGTGAATGCTCTCAATCAAGCACTGAAAAAGATTGCGGGAATGGATTATGATTTTATTGGTAATCTAGATGCAGATGTTACTTTAGATAAAAGTTATTATGAAGAAGTTTTTCTTTCATTCCATTCAAACCCAAAGCTGGGTATTGCAGGAGGAATTATTCTGGATTGCGTAGATGATAAAGTGAACCCGCAAAACATAAGCCTTAATAGTGTTGCCGGGGCAATACAAGTTTTTCGAAAACAGTGCTTTGAAAACATTGGTTATTATATCCCGTTTAAGTATGGAGGCGAAGATGCGTATATGGAAATTAAGGCGCGGATGGCAGGCTGGGATGTACAAACTTTGACTGAATTAAAAGTACTTCATCATAGACCCACCGGAACAGGTATGGGAAGTTTGTCAAAAGCAAATTTAAGAAGTGGAAAAATGTTTTACACACTAGGATATTCGCCGATCTTTCTTTTAGTGAGATGTTTTTATCGGATATTTGATAAACCAGTTTTAATCGGGAGTACTCTGAATATCTTTGGTTACTTTTCTGCTTTTATTAAGAAGGAAAAATGTCCTGCTGGTGATGTATTCATTAATTTTGTCAGAAGCGAACAAAGAGAGCGTTTAATGTCTCTTTTACCATTTAATAAAAAAAGACCCGTAGTTAAAACTTCTCGTATGATTAAAATATAGATTTAACAAAGATTAGAGAAATGCATAATGTGTGGAATTTGTGGTCAATATTATTTTAAAGAGAAGCATCCTGTATCTATTGAGACAATAAAAAGAATGACTGATTCGATGACTCATCGTGGTCCTGATGATGAGGGATATCATATTTCAGAATCTATTGGACTTGGATTTAGGCGACTCTCTATCATAGATTTGTCCGGCGGGCATCAGCCAATGTCAGATCAGGAAAAATCTGTTTGGGTAATATTCAATGGTGAAATTTATAATTTCCCAGAGCTGAAAAAAGAACTCGAAGGCTATGGATATATCTTTAAAACAAAATCAGATACTGAGGTTATAGTTCATGGATATAAACAATGGGGAACCGATGTTCTTAGTCATTTAAATGGAATGTTTGGATTAGCAATTTGGGATGAAAAAAAAGAACGACTAATTCTTGCCAGGGACCGGATGGGAATTAAAATTGTATATTATAAAATTGAGGATGGACTTCTCTATTTTGGTTCCGAGATAAGAGCAATTAAAGCAGGATTAAATTATAAACCAGATATCAATCCAGCCGCAATCAATCTGTTTTTAAGATACCGTTATGCACCTGCACCACATACCATTTACAAGGGTATTCAGAAATTAGCAGCCGGGACTTGTCTGATTGTAGAAAACGGAACTGCAGACATAAAGCGTTGGTGGAATTGCAAACCGCAACCCTTCGATCCAGTTCCTAAAGAAGCACAGGTTAAAGAAGAACTTCTTGAATTATATCGTCAGACAGTAAAAAGTCACTTGATAAGTGATGTTCCACTGGGTATTCTATTAAGCGGTGGTGTCGATTCCAATATGTTGCTGGCACTAATGAATGAATTCGGTGAAGAATGGAAATCCTTTACTGTTGGGTATGGAGGTTCTTTTTTTGATGATGAATTGGAGTATGCAAAAGAATCAGCAGATATTTTTAATTCACCACATTATTCAATAAAAATAAACCAGGAGCGCTTTGAAGAAACCCTTTCAAAAGTCATTTCAATCGTAGAAGAGCCAATTACATCCTCCTCTATAGTACCTATGTATTATTTATGCCAAAAAGCTAGACAGCGAGTAAAAGTAGTCTTGATGGGACAGGGACCAGATGAATTATTTGGTGGATATATAAGACATCTCGGTGTTTATTATAGCAAATACTGGCGTTTTTTACCAGCGAGGATAAGAAAACCAATCGGTAAATTTCTTTCAAGAGTGTCAAAAAATGAGTCGATCAGAAGGGGGATACATTCACTTGAAGTTCCGGAAAAGATGATTCGTTATCAGCAGGTATTTTCTATCATGTCTGAATCTTTGATAGATGGCTTGTTTCAAGAAAAAGTCTTACCTGAAGGAACCGGTGATTTAATACTTGACTCGTGGAAAGATTTAGAAAGTCTAATTGAAGAAACAGATGATCTTAATGGTTTTCAATATTTGGAGATTCGATCTTCGCTTCCAGACGAACTGCTTATGTATGGAGATAAATTGTCAATGGCACATGGACTGGAAGTTCGAGTTCCGTACCTTGATCAA is a window of Ignavibacterium sp. DNA encoding:
- a CDS encoding glycosyltransferase family A protein, giving the protein MNKIKYVLITAAKNEESYIEKTIKSVISQTIKPEKWIIVSDGSTDRTNDIVKQYSDKNNFIELIALPPKKERNFSSKVNALNQALKKIAGMDYDFIGNLDADVTLDKSYYEEVFLSFHSNPKLGIAGGIILDCVDDKVNPQNISLNSVAGAIQVFRKQCFENIGYYIPFKYGGEDAYMEIKARMAGWDVQTLTELKVLHHRPTGTGMGSLSKANLRSGKMFYTLGYSPIFLLVRCFYRIFDKPVLIGSTLNIFGYFSAFIKKEKCPAGDVFINFVRSEQRERLMSLLPFNKKRPVVKTSRMIKI
- the asnB gene encoding asparagine synthase (glutamine-hydrolyzing); this encodes MCGICGQYYFKEKHPVSIETIKRMTDSMTHRGPDDEGYHISESIGLGFRRLSIIDLSGGHQPMSDQEKSVWVIFNGEIYNFPELKKELEGYGYIFKTKSDTEVIVHGYKQWGTDVLSHLNGMFGLAIWDEKKERLILARDRMGIKIVYYKIEDGLLYFGSEIRAIKAGLNYKPDINPAAINLFLRYRYAPAPHTIYKGIQKLAAGTCLIVENGTADIKRWWNCKPQPFDPVPKEAQVKEELLELYRQTVKSHLISDVPLGILLSGGVDSNMLLALMNEFGEEWKSFTVGYGGSFFDDELEYAKESADIFNSPHYSIKINQERFEETLSKVISIVEEPITSSSIVPMYYLCQKARQRVKVVLMGQGPDELFGGYIRHLGVYYSKYWRFLPARIRKPIGKFLSRVSKNESIRRGIHSLEVPEKMIRYQQVFSIMSESLIDGLFQEKVLPEGTGDLILDSWKDLESLIEETDDLNGFQYLEIRSSLPDELLMYGDKLSMAHGLEVRVPYLDQKIVEYVERLPSDYHIRFGSQKWIHKLVCSDYLPKKIIKRKKRGFAANVVDGWFKESLSNEFSGILLDKNSLMYEFLKPKKVISLYKDHIDGKEVNYKILFSLIVLEKWLREYHS